A window of the Caldisericia bacterium genome harbors these coding sequences:
- a CDS encoding Mur ligase family protein: MKKLSELLKNIEYKKVLNFFDRDIDNLAINLKEIKENSLYFIIKGRNYDGIKNFNKAYEYGVRSFISDREFEIPEDTTLIIVNETREALYKISKFFYDDPSQKMNIFGITGSSGKTSVVNILKEIFPDSSSISSQGVQILNEKVFEPETTQTTPESHHIFKYLDLAQKKNTKNFFIEASSFSLKDKRIFGIDFKGSIFLNFSITHHLNIHGSILDYLNSKLLLKELTSGPFLINLDSPYSYFLKKDSKNFYFSYKEKSDFSILNCEKNNFDFSFMIKLLDKTYKINLKDEFDIYPVLPSLSLAYLFNIDIEEAIKKIENMNLKPKGRWEILNEDPFVVVDKSNTPLSIEFLVEKIKKLPLKRKFVLFSFFEEEDIRETYLISKLLSKNFDFIFITQDDITKKGIFQCNLNFIKFLKKFNSKFIFIKDRKEAIKKSLSFAKKKDGVFILGRGDQKNMKFKKITIPFNDIEITKDLIKEIYHKRVYS; this comes from the coding sequence ATGAAAAAACTAAGTGAGTTATTAAAAAACATTGAATATAAAAAAGTTTTGAATTTTTTTGATAGAGATATAGATAACTTAGCAATAAATTTAAAAGAAATAAAAGAAAACTCACTTTATTTTATTATAAAAGGTAGAAATTATGATGGTATAAAAAATTTTAATAAAGCTTATGAATATGGAGTAAGGTCATTTATTTCTGACAGAGAATTTGAAATACCAGAAGATACAACTTTAATTATTGTTAATGAAACAAGAGAGGCACTTTATAAAATATCAAAATTTTTCTATGATGACCCTTCACAAAAAATGAATATTTTTGGAATAACAGGAAGCAGTGGTAAAACATCTGTTGTAAATATCTTAAAAGAAATATTTCCAGATTCATCATCAATAAGTTCACAAGGAGTTCAAATTCTGAATGAAAAAGTTTTTGAACCAGAAACAACTCAAACAACACCTGAATCACACCATATTTTTAAATATTTAGATTTAGCACAAAAAAAGAATACAAAAAACTTTTTTATTGAAGCATCATCTTTTTCTTTAAAGGATAAAAGAATTTTTGGAATAGACTTTAAAGGTTCAATTTTTTTAAATTTTTCAATTACACATCACCTTAACATTCATGGCTCAATTTTAGATTATCTTAATTCAAAACTTCTTTTAAAAGAGTTAACTTCTGGACCATTTCTTATAAATTTAGATTCTCCTTATTCATATTTTTTAAAAAAAGATTCAAAAAATTTTTATTTCTCATATAAAGAAAAAAGTGACTTTTCAATTTTAAATTGTGAAAAAAATAATTTTGATTTTTCTTTCATGATAAAACTTCTTGATAAAACATATAAAATAAATCTTAAAGATGAGTTTGATATTTATCCTGTTTTACCTTCTCTTTCACTTGCATATCTTTTTAATATTGATATTGAAGAAGCAATAAAAAAAATTGAAAATATGAATTTAAAACCAAAAGGAAGATGGGAAATTTTAAATGAAGATCCTTTTGTTGTTGTTGATAAATCAAACACACCTCTTTCTATCGAGTTTTTAGTTGAAAAAATTAAAAAATTGCCACTTAAAAGAAAATTCGTTCTTTTTTCTTTTTTTGAAGAAGAAGACATAAGAGAAACATATTTAATTTCAAAGCTTCTCTCAAAAAATTTTGATTTTATTTTTATAACACAAGATGATATTACTAAAAAAGGTATATTTCAGTGTAATTTAAATTTTATAAAGTTTCTAAAAAAGTTTAATTCAAAATTTATCTTTATAAAAGATAGAAAAGAAGCCATAAAGAAATCTTTATCATTTGCTAAAAAGAAAGATGGGGTGTTTATTTTAGGAAGAGGAGATCAAAAGAATATGAAATTTAAGAAAATAACTATTCCATTTAATGATATTGAAATAACAAAAGACCTTATAAAAGAAATTTATCATAAGAGGGTTTACTCATGA
- the ftsZ gene encoding cell division protein FtsZ: MGNAYDPWQETKPVIKVVGVGGGGTNAVNRMIEREIKNVEFIAINTDVQVLKLSKAHRLVQIGPKTTKGLGAGSDPELGKKAAEESREAIRDALHGADLIFITAGMGKGTGTGASPIVAELARELGALTIGVVTKPFAFEGRKRLQIAEEGISLLKEKVDTLIIISNNRLLEITTPKTSLLDSFSLADEALRQGVQGISDLLTQPGLINVDFMDVAKIMRGAGNAWLGIGMGSGEKRAETAAKNALTSPLLEMSLSGAKGVVVNISGNKSLSIHEVNNAMKIISSNADQDANIIFGVTIDDELGDQIKIVVVATNFQPKLGPQGKFEELEKEIITTEDLRIPSFLRKRREDKD, translated from the coding sequence ATGGGTAATGCATATGATCCATGGCAAGAAACAAAGCCGGTGATAAAAGTTGTAGGAGTTGGAGGAGGAGGAACAAATGCAGTTAATAGAATGATTGAAAGGGAGATAAAAAATGTTGAATTTATTGCAATAAATACAGATGTTCAAGTTTTGAAACTTTCAAAAGCACATAGACTTGTTCAAATTGGTCCAAAAACAACAAAAGGTCTTGGAGCAGGTTCAGACCCAGAACTTGGTAAAAAAGCAGCAGAGGAGAGTAGAGAAGCAATAAGAGATGCCCTTCATGGTGCAGATTTAATTTTTATCACCGCTGGTATGGGTAAAGGAACAGGCACAGGTGCATCACCAATTGTTGCAGAACTTGCAAGAGAACTTGGAGCACTAACAATTGGAGTTGTAACAAAACCATTTGCTTTTGAAGGAAGAAAAAGATTACAAATTGCTGAAGAAGGAATTTCTCTTTTAAAAGAAAAGGTAGATACTTTAATTATTATTTCTAATAATCGCCTATTAGAAATTACGACACCAAAAACAAGTTTGCTTGATTCTTTCTCTCTTGCTGATGAGGCACTTCGACAGGGTGTTCAAGGAATTTCAGACCTTCTTACTCAACCAGGATTAATTAATGTTGACTTTATGGATGTTGCAAAAATTATGAGAGGTGCAGGAAACGCATGGCTTGGTATTGGAATGGGTTCAGGAGAAAAAAGAGCAGAAACTGCCGCAAAAAATGCTTTAACAAGCCCTCTTCTTGAAATGTCTCTCTCTGGAGCAAAAGGAGTTGTTGTAAACATTTCAGGCAATAAATCTCTATCTATACATGAGGTAAACAATGCAATGAAAATAATAAGTTCAAATGCTGATCAAGATGCAAATATAATTTTTGGTGTAACAATTGATGATGAATTAGGAGATCAAATTAAAATTGTTGTTGTTGCAACAAACTTTCAACCAAAACTTGGTCCTCAAGGAAAATTTGAAGAATTAGAAAAGGAGATAATAACAACTGAAGATTTAAGGATTCCTTCATTTTTAAGAAAAAGAAGAGAAGATAAAGATTGA
- the mraY gene encoding phospho-N-acetylmuramoyl-pentapeptide-transferase: MNLIFIFFIFLILSFALFKLLIIFQRKRKKGQVVRDEGPKTHLNKSGTPTFGGVIFLISLLLIYTFLQKGSLLNNFVLFVLLQSSIGFIDDFMKVILNSPYGLIARYKFPLQIIFSIPALIYFIKSKNTSIFIPFINKSIELSIPIFIFIFLFFVIGGINSFNFTDGLDGLLGGLSLILLPLFIFLSFSTPNLNKILFAILGTLLSFLWFNFHPAEIFMGDTGSTFLGAFFMYLIFFFKLEILIPIILFIFGIEIISVILQVGYFKITKRLYGEGRRIFKMAPIHHHFELLGIPEVKITLRFWVIQILLIILTFSIVYFGGIVEI; this comes from the coding sequence ATGAATTTAATTTTTATATTCTTTATTTTTTTAATTTTATCTTTTGCTTTATTTAAACTTTTAATTATATTTCAAAGAAAAAGAAAAAAAGGACAAGTTGTAAGAGATGAAGGTCCTAAAACTCATTTAAATAAAAGTGGAACACCTACTTTTGGTGGAGTTATTTTTTTAATATCTCTTTTATTAATCTACACCTTTTTACAAAAAGGTAGTTTATTAAATAATTTTGTTCTTTTTGTTTTACTTCAAAGTTCAATTGGTTTTATAGACGATTTTATGAAAGTTATATTAAACTCACCTTATGGTCTTATTGCAAGATATAAGTTTCCACTTCAAATAATTTTTTCAATTCCTGCATTAATATATTTTATAAAATCGAAAAACACTTCAATTTTCATTCCTTTTATTAATAAATCAATTGAATTATCTATCCCTATTTTTATATTTATATTTTTATTCTTTGTAATAGGTGGAATAAATAGTTTCAATTTTACAGATGGGCTTGATGGTCTCCTTGGTGGTTTATCTTTGATTTTATTGCCTTTATTCATTTTTTTATCTTTTTCAACACCTAACTTAAATAAGATTCTTTTTGCAATTTTAGGAACTCTTCTTTCTTTTCTTTGGTTTAATTTTCATCCTGCAGAAATATTTATGGGAGACACTGGCTCCACATTTTTAGGTGCTTTTTTTATGTATCTTATTTTCTTTTTTAAACTAGAAATTTTAATTCCAATTATTCTTTTTATTTTTGGAATAGAAATAATTTCTGTTATTCTTCAAGTTGGATATTTTAAAATAACAAAAAGATTATATGGTGAAGGTAGGAGAATTTTTAAAATGGCTCCAATTCACCACCATTTCGAACTATTAGGAATTCCTGAGGTAAAAATAACTTTAAGATTTTGGGTAATCCAAATTTTGCTTATAATTTTAACCTTTTCAATAGTTTATTTTGGAGGAATAGTTGAAATATAA
- a CDS encoding UDP-N-acetylglucosamine--N-acetylmuramyl-(pentapeptide) pyrophosphoryl-undecaprenol N-acetylglucosamine transferase yields MRVLIATGGTGGHIYPGILIGKYLKESGFEILFTIGKREREIEIMKKSGFNFISLPLPSPSKIYFYPSLFTSIFTAYKIIKEFKPEKIIATGSYSSFPILLWANVLKIPYYLHEQNTIPGKVIKLFSKNANKVFVSFEETKNYLNFDNVIYSGFPIREKIGKINKEEGLKKFNLSSYKKTVLILGGSGGSKYLLDLIKKFEKEIDSLNLQGIIIKGNIDFKEKFLFENKVFEYIDEIEYAYAASDFVIGRGGAGTIWEIMVSKKPSLIVPIKTSEHQIKNSQIIEKLKIGEVFISQDDTTFIQKIEKLSLDLEKYRMNFSNLNLPNTKDIILKEILYE; encoded by the coding sequence ATGAGAGTTTTAATTGCAACTGGTGGAACAGGGGGTCATATTTATCCTGGAATTTTAATAGGAAAATATTTAAAAGAGAGTGGTTTTGAGATTTTATTTACAATTGGTAAAAGAGAAAGAGAGATAGAAATAATGAAAAAATCAGGTTTTAATTTTATATCTCTTCCTTTGCCATCTCCATCTAAAATCTATTTTTACCCATCTCTATTTACCTCTATATTTACTGCTTACAAAATAATTAAAGAATTTAAACCAGAAAAGATTATCGCAACAGGTAGTTATTCTTCTTTTCCTATACTTTTGTGGGCTAATGTGTTAAAGATTCCTTATTATTTACATGAACAAAATACAATTCCAGGAAAGGTTATTAAACTTTTTTCAAAAAATGCAAACAAGGTTTTTGTTTCATTTGAAGAGACAAAAAACTATCTAAATTTTGATAATGTAATTTATTCTGGTTTTCCAATAAGAGAAAAAATAGGTAAAATAAACAAAGAAGAGGGTTTAAAAAAATTTAATCTATCTTCTTACAAAAAAACAGTTTTAATATTAGGCGGAAGTGGGGGTTCAAAATATCTTTTAGATTTAATTAAAAAATTTGAAAAAGAGATCGATTCGTTGAATCTTCAAGGAATAATTATAAAGGGAAACATTGATTTTAAAGAGAAATTTTTATTTGAAAATAAAGTTTTTGAATATATAGATGAAATTGAATATGCTTATGCAGCAAGTGATTTTGTTATCGGTAGAGGTGGTGCTGGAACAATTTGGGAAATTATGGTTTCAAAAAAACCATCTTTAATAGTTCCTATTAAAACAAGTGAACATCAAATTAAAAATTCTCAAATAATAGAAAAATTAAAAATTGGTGAAGTTTTTATATCTCAAGATGATACAACTTTCATCCAAAAAATTGAAAAACTTTCTTTAGATTTAGAAAAGTATAGAATGAATTTCTCAAACTTAAATCTTCCTAATACTAAGGATATAATATTAAAGGAGATACTTTATGAATAA
- the murD gene encoding UDP-N-acetylmuramoyl-L-alanine--D-glutamate ligase, whose amino-acid sequence MKYKGKKVSVLGIGGTKRSGFYSALLLKKEGAEVFVSEIKKEEEFQKEIEEFNKLGIRYEFGINSDKVLEGEVIVLCPGIPRDHYLIEKAKSLGIKLTGELELSFEFINGDVVGITGTSGKSTTTSLTYELIKKSRVKTHLGGNIGIPLSSLVINEREGVFVLEVSAFQLETIEKFKPKVGVFLNFHEDHLDRYKSLEEYFYFKKRIFENQNEFDFAILNYDDEIIRNLEREIKSKVLFFSMEKEVEGIYFKDGKIYLNIDNIRDFIIERNEISLIGDFNTKNIMAATLSSYLITKDIDSIRRGLREFRALPHRLEFIAEIDGIKFINDSKSTKPESSKLALQSFPPKKVIIILGGSSKKSDFRELCYLVKERAKFAICIGATSGEFVKIFEEIGFKNYEVSKDLKEAIRLGYSKGEKGDIVLLSPACASFDMFIDFEDRGEKFKQFVLELKNEKEV is encoded by the coding sequence TTGAAATATAAAGGTAAAAAGGTTTCAGTGCTTGGAATTGGTGGAACAAAAAGGTCTGGTTTTTATTCAGCACTTCTTTTGAAAAAAGAAGGTGCTGAAGTTTTTGTAAGCGAAATTAAAAAAGAAGAGGAATTTCAAAAAGAAATTGAGGAATTTAATAAACTTGGAATAAGATATGAGTTTGGAATAAATAGTGATAAAGTTTTAGAAGGAGAAGTTATAGTTTTATGTCCTGGAATACCGAGAGATCACTATTTAATTGAAAAGGCAAAATCTTTAGGAATAAAATTAACAGGAGAATTAGAACTCTCTTTTGAATTCATTAATGGAGATGTTGTAGGAATAACCGGAACCTCTGGTAAAAGTACAACAACCTCTTTAACTTATGAATTAATTAAAAAAAGCAGAGTTAAAACTCACCTTGGAGGAAATATCGGAATACCTCTCTCATCATTAGTAATTAATGAGAGAGAAGGGGTTTTTGTTCTTGAAGTTTCTGCTTTTCAACTTGAAACAATTGAAAAATTCAAACCAAAAGTAGGAGTTTTTTTAAATTTCCATGAAGACCATCTTGATAGATATAAGAGTTTAGAAGAATATTTTTATTTCAAAAAAAGAATTTTCGAAAATCAAAATGAGTTTGATTTTGCAATTTTAAATTATGATGATGAGATAATAAGAAATTTAGAAAGAGAAATTAAAAGCAAAGTTTTATTTTTCTCAATGGAAAAAGAAGTTGAAGGTATCTATTTTAAAGATGGGAAAATTTATTTAAATATTGATAATATAAGAGATTTTATAATTGAAAGAAACGAAATTTCTTTAATTGGTGATTTTAACACTAAAAATATTATGGCAGCAACTCTTTCATCATATTTAATAACTAAAGATATTGATTCTATAAGAAGAGGGTTAAGAGAATTCAGGGCACTTCCTCATAGATTAGAATTTATAGCAGAAATTGATGGTATAAAATTTATAAATGACTCAAAATCAACAAAACCAGAATCAAGTAAACTTGCTCTTCAATCTTTTCCGCCTAAAAAAGTAATAATTATTTTAGGTGGAAGTAGTAAAAAAAGCGATTTCAGAGAACTCTGTTATTTAGTTAAAGAAAGAGCAAAATTTGCAATTTGTATTGGTGCAACAAGTGGTGAATTTGTAAAAATTTTTGAGGAGATTGGTTTTAAAAATTATGAAGTCTCAAAAGATCTTAAGGAAGCAATAAGATTAGGCTATTCAAAAGGAGAGAAGGGTGATATAGTTTTACTTTCTCCAGCATGTGCAAGTTTTGATATGTTTATTGATTTTGAAGATAGAGGAGAAAAGTTTAAGCAATTTGTATTGGAGTTAAAGAATGAAAAGGAGGTTTGA
- the murB gene encoding UDP-N-acetylmuramate dehydrogenase: MSLKVYKDFELIKGRVFKNYDIKNLTTFKVGGKVDYLVIPYDIEDIKTTLKIGKERDIPIYIMGNGSNLLVSDKGVRGIILRISKENFNKVELNGNLITSESGVPLSELISLSIKNELSGLENLYGIPGVLGGVIAMNAGTDGCSIGDFVKEIKVIDSSLDSISLSKEDVLFSYRKSSILEKKLIVLEAKIELKKENKDKILKTLKEKMKKRKLTQPINFPTAGCVFKNEGENKAGFLIERAGCKGLKIGDAEVSNLHANFILNKGNATFKEIITLMKLVREMVYEKFKIMLNPEVVILGEIEEALPFKVLEPW, translated from the coding sequence GTGAGTTTAAAGGTTTATAAAGATTTTGAACTTATTAAAGGAAGAGTTTTTAAAAATTATGACATTAAAAATTTAACTACCTTTAAAGTTGGTGGAAAAGTTGATTATCTTGTAATTCCTTATGATATTGAAGATATTAAAACAACACTCAAGATTGGAAAAGAGAGAGATATTCCAATTTATATAATGGGAAATGGATCCAATCTTTTAGTTTCTGACAAAGGGGTGAGAGGAATTATTTTAAGAATTTCAAAAGAAAACTTCAATAAAGTTGAATTAAATGGAAATTTAATTACTTCAGAAAGTGGAGTTCCTCTAAGTGAACTTATATCTCTTTCTATAAAAAATGAACTATCAGGTCTTGAAAATCTTTATGGAATTCCAGGAGTTCTTGGTGGAGTTATTGCAATGAATGCAGGAACTGATGGGTGTTCAATAGGAGATTTTGTAAAAGAGATAAAAGTTATTGACTCATCATTAGATTCAATAAGCCTTTCAAAAGAAGATGTTCTATTTTCTTATAGAAAATCATCAATTCTTGAAAAAAAGTTGATTGTATTAGAAGCAAAAATAGAACTTAAAAAAGAGAACAAAGATAAAATTTTAAAAACATTAAAAGAGAAGATGAAAAAAAGAAAATTAACTCAACCTATAAACTTTCCAACAGCAGGATGTGTATTTAAAAATGAAGGAGAAAATAAAGCAGGTTTTCTAATTGAAAGGGCTGGTTGCAAAGGATTAAAGATAGGTGATGCAGAAGTTTCAAATCTTCACGCAAATTTTATTTTAAATAAAGGCAATGCAACATTTAAAGAGATAATTACTCTAATGAAATTAGTAAGAGAAATGGTTTATGAAAAATTTAAAATTATGCTAAACCCTGAAGTTGTAATTTTAGGAGAAATCGAAGAAGCGCTTCCTTTTAAGGTGCTTGAACCATGGTAA
- a CDS encoding cell division protein SepF, producing the protein MSLIESLKRFFGFEEEIKEIQEEDESITVGEESGVKVVVIEPKSFDEAQEIIDDLRDGRPVIINFEDTDRELARRIIDFISGGAYALDGSTEKISNYVFLFVPKGVEITKETKKFWKKRLDKEESEE; encoded by the coding sequence ATGAGTTTAATTGAGAGTTTAAAGAGGTTTTTTGGTTTTGAAGAAGAGATAAAAGAGATTCAAGAAGAAGATGAAAGTATTACTGTTGGTGAAGAGAGTGGAGTTAAAGTTGTAGTTATTGAACCAAAATCTTTTGATGAGGCTCAAGAAATTATTGATGATTTGCGTGATGGAAGACCAGTTATTATTAATTTTGAAGATACAGACAGAGAACTTGCAAGAAGGATAATTGATTTTATAAGTGGTGGCGCTTATGCACTTGATGGTTCAACAGAAAAAATTTCAAATTATGTATTTTTATTTGTACCAAAAGGGGTAGAAATTACAAAAGAGACAAAAAAATTCTGGAAAAAAAGATTAGACAAAGAAGAATCTGAAGAATAA
- a CDS encoding FtsW/RodA/SpoVE family cell cycle protein: MKRRFDIILLFLFVILYLFGILWQFSAGSVEYFKYGEMYTFKRFLIFSSISIFFMILSIYIPKKTLILSTKPIFFLSLLLLVLVYIPFFNQNSEHKRWIFLFGMSFQPSELFKLTTILFTSYTLSRDYLLWQKFSYLLPLFFYIFLGTALILFETDLSTAMLVYIIFFIIIFTGTYKFKHIIIPSLILAISPFVILSKEEWRMRIISTLNPFKYITKEGYQIAQSLIAIGSGGFFGLGYMNGKQKFDYIPLVSKDFIFSLICEESGLLGASVLLLLIFLTLYRGYRISVKVNDPFLKFLSFGITTHLVLQSLIVIGVNIGIFPVTGLPLPFISYGGTALLINGIEAGLLINVSRYIE, from the coding sequence ATGAAAAGGAGGTTTGATATAATTCTTCTATTTCTTTTTGTTATTCTTTATCTATTTGGTATTCTCTGGCAATTTTCAGCAGGAAGTGTTGAATATTTTAAATATGGTGAAATGTATACATTTAAAAGATTTTTAATTTTCTCTTCAATTTCAATTTTCTTCATGATTTTATCAATTTATATTCCGAAAAAAACTTTAATTTTATCAACAAAACCAATTTTCTTTTTATCTTTATTATTACTTGTACTTGTATATATTCCATTTTTTAATCAAAATAGTGAGCACAAAAGGTGGATTTTTTTATTTGGTATGAGTTTTCAACCTTCAGAACTTTTCAAATTAACGACTATTCTTTTTACATCTTATACTCTATCAAGAGATTACCTCTTGTGGCAAAAATTTTCATATCTTTTACCTCTATTTTTCTATATTTTTTTAGGGACTGCTTTAATTTTATTTGAAACAGATTTAAGCACAGCAATGCTTGTTTATATTATCTTTTTCATAATAATTTTTACTGGAACATATAAATTTAAACATATAATAATTCCATCTTTGATACTTGCAATATCACCTTTTGTTATTTTATCTAAAGAAGAGTGGAGAATGAGAATAATAAGCACATTAAATCCATTTAAATATATTACAAAAGAGGGTTATCAAATTGCTCAATCATTAATTGCAATCGGTTCTGGTGGTTTTTTTGGATTAGGATATATGAATGGAAAACAAAAATTTGATTATATTCCTCTTGTATCAAAAGATTTTATTTTTTCCCTTATTTGTGAAGAAAGCGGTCTTTTAGGTGCTTCAGTTTTACTTTTGCTTATATTCTTAACTTTATATAGAGGTTATAGAATATCAGTTAAAGTTAATGATCCATTTTTAAAGTTTCTCTCTTTTGGAATAACAACTCATCTTGTCTTACAATCTTTAATTGTAATAGGAGTAAACATTGGAATTTTTCCAGTAACTGGACTTCCGCTTCCATTTATAAGTTATGGAGGAACTGCTCTTTTAATTAATGGAATTGAGGCAGGTTTACTTATTAATGTTTCGAGGTATATAGAATGA
- the murC gene encoding UDP-N-acetylmuramate--L-alanine ligase, whose translation MNKRVHLVGICGTGMISLANLLISQNYKVSGSDILLSDKIKKLLQKGVNFYLGHKKENIIDKDIIIYSSAIKEDNEELIYSKKLNKEIYHRVDFLKKLTENKKVIGIAGTHGKTTTTSLISHIFEIGELHPSIYIGGETDDLIFGSKLGKGEYFILETDEHDKSFLKFDINLPIITNIDKDHLDLNGPYKGDFELLKESFIEFINKSNSGKVVLCIDDPVINEIKNYLKVETISYSIKNNNATYYGEIKEEGLRQKISLYKNSYYIGDYEIYLPGFMNVLNSLAAIATSLEFNIEKEPLFEALRTFKGVKRRFEILYDNFLTIIDDHADHPTEIKTTLSVARKIYKDRRLILVLEPHRYTRVYNLKDDYPLSIKNADIVIYLPIDPGDETETLGMDTEILYDKTKEMYKDKEIYYLDKKSALLFLRNNIKRDDVIIFMGPGKIKNLVKEFIGEFKGL comes from the coding sequence ATGAATAAAAGAGTTCATCTTGTTGGAATTTGTGGAACTGGAATGATTTCTCTTGCAAATTTACTTATTTCTCAAAATTATAAGGTTTCTGGTTCTGATATTTTATTGAGTGATAAGATAAAAAAACTTCTTCAAAAAGGAGTTAATTTTTATTTAGGACATAAAAAAGAAAATATTATAGATAAAGATATAATAATTTATTCCTCTGCAATAAAAGAAGATAATGAAGAGTTGATTTATTCAAAAAAACTAAATAAAGAAATTTATCATAGAGTAGATTTTCTTAAAAAATTAACAGAAAATAAAAAGGTTATAGGCATTGCAGGTACTCATGGAAAAACAACAACAACTTCTCTTATATCTCATATCTTTGAAATTGGAGAGTTGCATCCTTCAATTTATATTGGTGGTGAAACAGATGACCTTATTTTTGGAAGTAAATTAGGAAAAGGAGAATACTTTATTCTTGAAACAGATGAGCATGATAAATCTTTTTTAAAATTTGATATTAATCTTCCTATTATTACAAATATTGATAAAGATCACCTTGATTTAAATGGACCTTATAAGGGAGACTTTGAATTATTAAAGGAAAGTTTTATTGAATTTATCAATAAATCAAATTCTGGAAAAGTTGTTTTATGTATTGATGACCCCGTTATAAATGAGATAAAAAATTATTTAAAAGTTGAAACTATCTCTTATTCAATAAAAAACAATAATGCAACTTATTATGGAGAAATAAAAGAGGAAGGTTTAAGACAAAAAATATCACTTTATAAAAATAGTTATTACATTGGAGATTATGAAATTTATCTTCCAGGTTTTATGAATGTTTTAAACTCTCTTGCTGCAATTGCCACATCTTTAGAATTTAATATAGAAAAAGAGCCTCTTTTTGAGGCTCTTAGAACATTTAAAGGAGTTAAAAGAAGATTTGAAATTCTTTATGATAACTTTCTTACAATAATAGATGATCATGCAGATCATCCAACAGAGATAAAAACAACTCTTTCTGTAGCAAGAAAAATATATAAAGATAGAAGATTAATTCTTGTTTTGGAACCGCATAGATATACAAGAGTGTATAATTTAAAAGATGATTACCCATTGAGTATAAAAAACGCAGATATTGTTATTTATCTTCCAATTGATCCAGGAGATGAGACTGAGACTCTTGGAATGGATACAGAAATTTTGTATGATAAAACTAAAGAAATGTATAAAGATAAAGAAATTTACTATTTAGACAAAAAAAGTGCTCTTCTTTTTTTAAGAAATAATATAAAAAGAGATGATGTGATTATCTTTATGGGCCCAGGAAAAATTAAGAATCTTGTTAAGGAGTTTATAGGTGAGTTTAAAGGTTTATAA